One stretch of Chryseobacterium indologenes DNA includes these proteins:
- a CDS encoding relaxase/mobilization nuclease domain-containing protein translates to MNNSATTRRITKIAIEYNGNDKGKAERVYQNNLLSQNPEQQFTEMKTVADRNKNVKNWALTGYISPEKSIGDQLSNEELTQLALRALKKIGVSDNNQMVLDIHSSTKQKHIHFIVNRVNIYGENTIKAHNIGELFGKAVREVCKEMNLKTDIEIGKEKKKQMLKALTTSLRISRSFGELTNNMKKLGYRVTLSQNEKVGISGMRIVKFEDINHQTEREYKPGYKLSEITNTLKIKDIKQKLQENQERAIIFNSTATEQINKEEQENSSSVSKQFENIAKEILKTTYTSSPEEELLKKKKRKFR, encoded by the coding sequence ATGAATAACAGCGCAACCACCAGACGAATTACCAAAATAGCCATCGAATACAATGGCAATGACAAAGGAAAGGCAGAACGAGTATATCAAAACAACCTATTAAGTCAGAACCCAGAACAACAGTTTACAGAAATGAAAACCGTTGCAGACCGCAATAAAAATGTAAAAAACTGGGCATTGACAGGATATATTTCTCCAGAAAAATCCATTGGAGACCAATTATCCAATGAAGAACTCACACAATTGGCACTAAGAGCTTTGAAGAAAATTGGAGTGAGTGATAATAACCAAATGGTTTTAGATATTCATTCCTCAACCAAACAAAAACACATCCACTTTATTGTCAATAGAGTAAATATATACGGAGAGAATACCATTAAAGCCCACAACATTGGAGAACTCTTTGGGAAAGCCGTTCGTGAAGTTTGCAAAGAAATGAACCTGAAAACCGATATTGAAATTGGCAAAGAAAAGAAAAAGCAAATGTTGAAAGCACTCACAACTTCCCTTAGAATTTCAAGAAGCTTTGGAGAACTAACGAATAATATGAAAAAGCTAGGTTATCGGGTAACACTTTCACAAAATGAAAAAGTAGGAATCTCAGGAATGAGAATAGTAAAGTTTGAAGATATCAACCATCAAACCGAGCGAGAATACAAACCAGGATATAAACTCTCTGAAATCACCAATACATTAAAAATTAAAGACATCAAACAGAAACTTCAAGAAAATCAGGAAAGGGCAATCATTTTCAACTCAACAGCAACAGAACAAATCAATAAAGAGGAACAGGAAAACTCGTCATCTGTGAGTAAACAGTTTGAAAATATAGCAAAAGAAATATTAAAAACCACCTACACTTCATCACCAGAAGAAGAACTATTAAAAAAGAAAAAACGAAAATTTAGATAA
- a CDS encoding plasmid mobilization protein, protein MEKDFLEEFIKKALEENEKKEDGEKRKKHFQEIGRKGGLKKKTSQQFSKVISVRLTEKEFDEIEKQASKYHLKISKYVRMILTEKELKINEFKTEEVLLQYGNHFIRIKNLLRYRAFSEFENKKQILHEIENVTQLIYQYLYEKQNKQKPT, encoded by the coding sequence ATGGAAAAAGACTTTTTAGAAGAATTTATCAAGAAAGCCTTAGAAGAAAATGAAAAGAAAGAGGATGGTGAAAAGAGAAAAAAACACTTTCAGGAAATCGGCAGAAAAGGCGGTTTAAAAAAGAAAACATCACAACAATTTTCAAAAGTTATCTCCGTAAGATTAACCGAAAAAGAGTTTGACGAAATAGAAAAACAAGCCTCAAAATATCACTTGAAAATATCAAAATATGTAAGGATGATTCTTACCGAAAAAGAATTAAAAATCAATGAATTTAAAACCGAAGAAGTGCTGCTTCAATATGGAAATCATTTCATCAGAATTAAAAATTTATTGAGATATAGAGCGTTTTCTGAATTTGAAAACAAGAAACAAATTCTCCATGAAATAGAAAATGTCACCCAACTGATTTACCAATATCTGTATGAAAAACAAAACAAGCAGAAACCCACATAA
- a CDS encoding toprim domain-containing protein, producing MNCNQFNSIKLEEVLVSLGHHPTKQNEKEAWYLNPFSTENHASFKLNKRNNVWYLHSEGIGGNNIDFMKKYLDASIKDVLVWAEQQNFSSFQHQSNPNPKQETLANHYTIIEVKDIQHPALLEYLKSRKVENQTTYLKEIHYRVNDKNYFGIGFKNDSGGYEIRNKYSKICLGKKDISTIKNGEELLCIFEGFFDFLSFKNIEQDLQKKPSDYIILNSVSMISKIKNLIQNYQKVELYFDNDNSGNRAVEMIKNAGENIEDCRILYKNHKDMNEFLMSWEMRKRDTGREYEDLNKINTRKIGR from the coding sequence ATGAACTGCAACCAATTCAACTCTATAAAGTTGGAAGAAGTCCTCGTTTCACTTGGACACCATCCAACCAAGCAAAATGAAAAAGAAGCCTGGTATCTCAATCCTTTTTCCACAGAAAACCACGCCTCTTTTAAACTCAATAAAAGAAACAACGTTTGGTATCTCCATTCCGAAGGAATAGGCGGAAATAATATTGATTTTATGAAAAAATATCTAGACGCTTCCATAAAAGATGTCTTAGTTTGGGCAGAACAACAAAATTTCTCTTCTTTTCAACATCAAAGTAATCCTAATCCTAAGCAAGAAACTCTAGCAAATCATTATACAATCATTGAAGTTAAAGACATTCAACATCCAGCACTTTTGGAATATTTAAAAAGCCGAAAAGTAGAAAATCAAACTACATACTTAAAAGAGATACATTACCGAGTAAATGATAAAAATTATTTCGGAATAGGCTTTAAAAATGATTCTGGCGGTTACGAAATTCGGAATAAATACTCAAAGATATGCTTAGGAAAAAAAGATATTTCCACCATTAAAAATGGAGAAGAATTACTTTGCATTTTCGAGGGTTTTTTCGATTTCCTTTCCTTTAAAAATATAGAGCAAGATTTGCAAAAAAAGCCTTCAGATTACATCATCCTAAACTCCGTTTCGATGATTTCCAAAATCAAAAATTTAATTCAAAATTATCAAAAAGTAGAACTGTATTTTGACAACGACAACTCTGGAAACCGAGCTGTTGAAATGATAAAGAATGCAGGAGAAAACATAGAAGACTGTCGGATTCTATACAAAAACCACAAAGACATGAACGAGTTTTTAATGAGTTGGGAAATGCGAAAAAGAGATACAGGCAGAGAATATGAAGACCTGAATAAAATAAACACACGCAAAATCGGCAGATAG